The Stutzerimonas stutzeri DNA window AACGGCTATCCCGCCTCCTGCGTCGCCGACCTCAGCCAGACCCGCGTGCAGGGTGAGCTGGTCAAGGTGATGGCCTGGTACGACAACGAGTGGGGCTTCTCCAACCGCATGCTCGATGTGCTGCTGCACTGGCAAGGCGCCAACGCGGGATGACCGACGCCGACCGACCTGGTGTGGGGCAGGGGCTCTGGCAACTGCCCCTGGCGCAGTTTCGCAATGCCGTGGCCGAGCGCGCGCTGCCCGGCTGCGGCGCGGTCGCGGCGGTGACCGCGGACCTCGCCGTAGCGCTGATCGTCAAGGCGCTGCGGGTCACGGCCGGGCAGCGCGACGATGACCGCTGCAGCGCGTTGCTCGACGAGGCGCGGGCACTGCTCGGCCGTCCTGGTGCCTTTGCCGACGACGATGTGGCGGTGTTCCGCGAGGTGCTCAAGGATCAGCACGATGATCGCTTGGCGTCCTCGGCGGCGCGCCAGGCGTGTGCCGTGCCGCTGGCCACGGCCCATGCCTGTATCGAGGCGCTGGGCATAGCCGAGCGTGCCGTGCCGCTGGTCAACCCCGCGCTACGGTGCGACGTCGAGGCTGCCGTCCTGTTGCTGGTTGCCTGTGTCGATGCCGTGCTGCTCAATGTCGACGCCGATCTGCAAGGGCTGGACGACGCGCAGGCGCGCGCGCGAGTGCAGGTGCGGGCCGAGCGGCTGGCCATGGCAGTGGAGCGGCATCGGCAACGTTCGGTTTGATCAGCA harbors:
- a CDS encoding cyclodeaminase/cyclohydrolase family protein — protein: MTDADRPGVGQGLWQLPLAQFRNAVAERALPGCGAVAAVTADLAVALIVKALRVTAGQRDDDRCSALLDEARALLGRPGAFADDDVAVFREVLKDQHDDRLASSAARQACAVPLATAHACIEALGIAERAVPLVNPALRCDVEAAVLLLVACVDAVLLNVDADLQGLDDAQARARVQVRAERLAMAVERHRQRSV